Genomic segment of Glutamicibacter sp. JL.03c:
GCCTGCACCGCGAACTGCCCGCCCCCGGATGGCACGAAGAAATTCACTACTCCGGCCGACAGGAAGGCCAGCAGGCCAAAGGTCTGCGGCGTGGACACGGCAATCATCACCTCGGAGATCGCCTCGATGAGCCCGGTGCCGGTCATGATCCCCAAGATGCCGGCATAGAGCGGGAATTGCAGGAGGATCTCGCCGACGTTGGATGCCGAGTGCTTGGTCAGGGCCATCAGTTCGAAAGGATTGCGCACCAGCAGCAGGATCAGGCATAAGAACGACCAATTCACGATGTCCAAGGTCAGCGTCCCGCCCTTGGCAAAATGAATGACCAGATATGCCAGGAGCATCAGCCCCAGCAGCAAGGTCGGCAGGCGGCTGGCATCTACCCGGTCAGCGGGGGTGCTGACCTCATCATCGAGGTCCACGAGCTTTTCCCGTGCATCGGTGCGCAGCTCATGGATCTCATCGTGGCCGCGTGGGGCAACGAGGTACAGGGCCAGCCCCACCAGTACGATGGTCGCGACGATCGCGATCAGGTTCCACGGCGCGAAGATCGTTTCGGAGATGGGCAGGGGAGCGCCGAGCTGCTTGGCGATGAACGAATCCGGAGTGGCGGCGGTGAGCGGCCCGGAACCCGAGTAGCCCATATGCCAGATGACAAATCCAGCAAAGCCGGAGGCGACCAGCAGAGGGAAGTGGACGCGGACATTGCGTGCACGAGCCTGGGCCGCGACCTCGCGCGCCAGCAGCCCGCCGACCACAAGCCCGAGTCCCCAGGTGATCAACGAGGCGATGGCGGCAACGAGAAACACGAAGATGTAGCTGGCCAGCGCAGTTTTGGGGATGCTGCTCAGAGCTCGAAGCATCTTGCGTACTGGACGGGTATTGGCCAGGATGAATCCCAGCATGAGCACCAGCGCCATTTGGGTGATGAAGCTGAGCAGCCCGGACAGGCCATCACCCCAGCTTTGCACGATGAGCGCCGGGGACGAATCCGTGGCGATCAAGGCGAGAATGGCTACGAAGAAGGTCAGCGCGATGGCGAAGACCAATGCCGAAGGGATGAACTTCTCGACAAGACTATTGATCGGGCGCATTGCCCTGGAGGCGGCCGTACCGCCGTGTTTTGCTGTAGGAACACTCATGTTTTCTGCTACCTCAAATCATCATTGACTAGGGACGTGCAACGGTTGCGAGTGTCGTATGGTGACGTGCACCATAGTAGCCAGCGGATTCGGTTCGGCCATGCAGGGGCTGTGGTGCGGGTCGCCACTTCCAGAAGCCGAGGAAAAGCAAACGCCCGACCGGCAGACCGGTCAGGCGTTTGGGAGATTGCAGATGCTGCGCGCTTAGCGCAGGTGCTCATCGTAGAATTCGCGAAGCTGGACGCTCTTCGCCTTGGCGATGTCGTCCCATTCATCGATCGAGGCAGAATCGTCGGCATAATCAGAAGGGATCTTGAAGATCTGCAGAGGCACATCAAAGCGCTGGCAGACGCTGGCGTAGGCATAGCCTTCCATATCCACCAGCGATGCGCCGAGGCTCTTGACATGGGCGCGCTGCCGGTCGTCTGAAACGAAGACATCGCCGGTGGCCATGGTGACCTGGTAATCCTCCAGAAGGACTTCGCCTGTCGGATCAACGTCAGCCGATGGCAAGGGGAAATCGTGCTGGATCAGCTTGGTGACCTGGTAGATGGTGTCCAGGCTGGGGCGGTCTTCGCCCGCATGTCCAACGACTCCGGCGGTACCAAGCACGATGACGTTTTTGATATTGCCGTCGGCGATGGCGCCAGCCAAAGCGACCGAAGCGTTGATTTTGCCGACGCCCGAAATCAGGTGGTCAACATCTGCGAAGGCGACTGCTTCGTCTGCATGCGCAAAGACGAGCAAGGACTTCTGTTCCGACATGAATTTCCCTTCTAAAGAAGTCAGTCCGGGAAATTTCCTGGTCCCGGACGTCCTAAGAAGTCTACCGGTTACGTCGCATTTACGAACGTCGATTCGCCGTTGACCAAACCGATACACTTTATTCATGAGTGATATCGAACTTGCCGAAGTTGAAAGCTTTGCCTTGGATCACACCAAGGTCAAGGCGCCTTATGTCCGCAAGATTGGTGTGGAACGCGGCCCAAAGGGCGACGCCATCACCAACTATGACATCCGTTTTGTGCAGCCTAACCACGGTGAAATCCCTACCGCAGGACTGCACACCATCGAGCACACCATGGCTGGGCTGTTGCGCACCCGCATTGATGGCCTGATCGATTTCTCACCGTTTGGTTGCCGAACCGGTTTCCATATGATCCTTTGGGGCGAGCCAGAGCCGGCCGAGGTCGCCGCAGCAGTGAAAAGCTCGCTGGAGGACATCGCCGAGCGCATTACTTGGGAAGACGTTCCGGGTACCGAAGCCAAGAGCTGCGGCAACTACCGGGACCACTCGCTGCATTCCGCGCGCGAGTGGGCCAAGGTGATTCTTGAGCAGGGCATTAGCCTGGACGCCTTCAAGCGTTCAAAGCTCGCCTAGGCCGACTCAGGGGGACAAATGACCTCGCGTTTCACTTTTGAAGTGCGAGGTCATTGGCTTTTGAGACACAAAGGCTCGAAGCGCCGAGGGCGTCTCAGCAAAACCATATCTGTCCTAGGTAGCATGATTGATATGCGCAAAGTTCTTTCCACAGCCGCCGTTGTCGCGTTCATTATTTGTTCAACCAGCGGATGTGCAGATCTGGACTCGGCGCGCACCACGACCATTGGCGACGCCTGCCAAAAGGCGATACAAGAGCAAAACGAAGCGTGGTCGGATCACGACGCTTCGGAAGAGAAAATCCGGGAAGCCGAAACCAAGGGACTGAACGAGTGCAAGGACTTGGATGAGTGGAGCACGGCGGTTTCGTACAATCCGGGTTCCGTGGGCTACGAGGAATTGAGCCTCGAAGAAGCCGCGAACTCAATTTATCTCGCTTGCTCGTCGGTGGATGCCGAACGCAGCACCCCGGTGTGCGCCGATGCCGGCCAGCGCGGGTACCTCGACGAATCCTAGGATCGGTTCTTCGATTTTTGGTTTCCTCCCTGCTGCGCAAGCCACGCCGAACAGTTCATCGACCGGGTGCTCTGCAGGCTGCGACAAGCCGGCGTCTGCGATCCATCGACCTTGGATGTACTGCGCGCTGATCTCGATGAGATCGGGAACGAGAATTGCCTTGAACCGCAGCGCCCGTCGTGTGATGCCCGGAGAATTGAGCCTTGGCGACTGAGTGGACTGTTGCCCTACGCCAACGGTTCTGTGGGAGAATGAGGGCAATGTTCCGGGCCTCAGGTTGGCTCAACACTAAAGATTTAAGGACGTATTTCGTGGCCATGATTCCATTGCCGTTGCATTCGGTGGAGACAACTCAGTTCTCTCCGATCGACCCGGCGGACCCCACGCTGGTTCACCGCGGCGAAGGCGGCTCGGAAGTCCGGCGAAGCATTCTGCCCGGCGGCGTTCGCGTGCTCACCGAAGCCATGCCCGGGCAACGATCCACTACCGTCGGTTTTTGGGTGCCAGTAGGCTCGCGCGACGAAGAAGCCGGACACTACGGTTCCACTCACTTCCTTGAGCACTTGCTGTTCAAGGGCACCAAAAAGCGCTCGGCCTTGGATATTGCCCAGTCCTTCGACGCCGTTGGCGGCGAATCCAATGCCGCAACGGCGAAGGAATCCACCTGCTACTACGCCCGCGTGCTGGATACCGATCTGCCAATGGCCCTGGATGTCATCGCCGACATGGTGACCTCCGCAGTCATCGATCCCCAGGAGCTGGAGCAGGAGCGCGGGGTGATCATCGAAGAACTCGCGATGGATGCTGATGACGCCACCGACGTCGCCCACGAACGATTCGTAGCACGGGTCTTGGGCGATCACCCTCTGGGGCGCCCTATCGGCGGCACCCCCGATGAAATCAACAAGATCAGCCGTGAAGCGGTGATGGAACACTACCGGGCCCACTACCGCCCCAGCGAACTCATCATCACCGCAGCCGGGTCGCTGGAACATGAGAAATTGTGCTCCATGGTGCTCAACGCCCTGAGCGAAGCCGGCTGGGAACTGGACCCGCTGGCAGTACCGCAGCCACGCCGCGGGGAAGAGCCAGCGCAGATTACCTCCAAGGCCGGGATCGAAGTGATCAATCGGCCAGTAGAGCAGGCGAATATCATCATGGGTTGCGCTGGCATCACCGGCCATGATGATCGCCGGCAGGTGCTAGCAGTGCTCAACGCTGTTCTGGGTGGCGGCATGAGCTCGCGCTTGTTCCAGGAAATCCGCGAGAAGCGCGGACTGGTGTACTCCACCTATTCGTTCTCGGCAGCCTATACAGACGCTGGATACTTCGGCATGTACGCCGGATGCGCGCCCTCCAAGGCCGCAGAGGTCATCACCTTGCTTGGTGCCGAACTCGACAGACTCGCCAGCGATGGCATCACCGAGCAGGAACTGACCCAGGCCAAGGGGCAGCTGGCTGGCGGCACCGTGCTCGCCCTCGAAGATCCCGGAAGCCGCATGTCCCGACTGGGACGGGCCGAGATGGTGACCGGCGAGTTCCAAGACATCGATGAAGCGCTGGATCGAGTCAATGCCGTGACCACGAAGCAGGTGCAGGAGCTCGCTCAAGAATTGGCCGCCAGGGACCGAGTGATCACCGTGGTCGGTCCTTTCGCAAACGAAGCGGCTCTCGGACTGTAGCCGAAACCAGTACGGGGTGGCATCCCACAGACGATGCCATCCCGCCGTGGATTAAAGATCCGGACCGCCCATATGGCGTCGTCGATCATCTTCGCAAGCTCTGGGGCATGCAAGAAATTGAAGCTGTGGGCCCATGATCCATGGTGGTGAGCTTCGCGTGTTCAACGCCAGCAAAATCGCCTTGACTGAATTCAGCTCGTTGGGAAAGCCCGGAGCAATCGGCGAGCCTGCCGGAATAGCGTCGCCTCCCGATCGTTGACCGCGAGTGCTGCAATAGGCAGGTGCTTTACCAGAGCGAGCCATGTTCGAGCTAGTTCGGTAGAGACTTGTGCCCCCAGAGGATGCCCCAGCACAATCGCATGGGCCACTTTCAGTTCACGCAAGGCCAGTGCATCCTTGTGGGCGAAACGAGCTACCGTGACAGGCCGGTCATCATCAAGTTTCGTGCCATGGCCGGGAAGATCCGGAACGCGCACTCGGTATTTCTTTGCCAGAATATTGGCCAGTGGAGTGAAGTATCGGTGGGAGGCACCCAAACCATGAATGAGTGCGACCTCCGGTCCTTGGCCCTGCGATGCGCACCGACAAGCGTGTAATTCAAGTTTCAGGCCGATGCCCGAAATGTTCGTGGCGCACGGTGGCCCTTCATTGCGCCCATCGTGCGCTCAACCAGATGCTCGTTGCTGAATCTGCGCAAGAGAAAAGCGGATCGGGAGAACAAGCCTATTTAGCCAAACCCGTGGTGTGCTGGTTGATAGCCGAGCGCAGATCTTCCGGGAAGAGCTCCTCAACGTCCTTCTGGTAATTCTTGCCCTCGTCTGGGCGGCGAAGGTCTTCGCCATCGAGTCGGAACGGGAAGGCATCCACTTGAGCAGCCGCATCAGAGGCGCTCTCGCTTGTTGGAGCGCACGTGGCCCAGCCGTAAGTCGTGGAACCTTCAATGCGGAAGACTTCAACTTGGCAGGAAGCGGACTCTAGGACTGTCCCATGTGCCTGAACGATGTTGACAACGTCTGCCAGCTCTTGATCCGACAGGGAGATAGGTTCGTTGCCTGAACCGCACGATGTCACGGCAAGACCCATGGCCAGCATGACACTGATGCCCAGACTGAAACGCCCAATTTTCTGACCCATGGCCCTGCTAACTACTTGGAGACTCCTGGAATTTATTTTTCCCCGTGTCCTCAGGCAATACAAGCCGGACTGGCCGTAGCGCGATGAGGTATTCAAAAATAGCGGATTGATGTTGGAGTTGCGTTGAGTCAAACAGGGCGGATTTCACGTCATCGTTGGCAAGGAGGAACCCGGAGGAACGATAGGCTTAACCCCATGAGTGCACAGATCAAGGTGGCCGTGCTCGGTGCGGCCGGACGAATGGGAGCTGAAGCGGTCAAGGCTGTTTCCGAAGCTCCCGATATGGAGTTGGTGGCCAGCCTGGGCCGAGGCGATGACCTCGCTCAAATTCTCGAAGCAGGGGCAACCCACGTGGTTGACCTTTCGGTCCCTGCCGCTACTGAAGCCAACGTCCGGTTCGCAGTGGAAAACGGTCTTCACGCAGTGGTCGGAACAACCGGTTGGGATGATGACCGTCGAGCCGAGCTCGATTCGCTGCTCAATGAGCACCCAGAAGCCGGTGTCTTGATTGCACCCAATTTCGCTTTGGGGTCCGTGCTGGCCAGCGCTTTCGCAGCGACTGCGTCGAAATATTTTGAATCCGTGGAAATCATCGAGCTGCATCATCCGAACAAGGTCGACGCGCCTAGCGGTACTGCGGTGCGCACCGCAGAGCTTGTTGCCAAGTCTCGTGAAGCAGCCGGCGTCCCTGCCAGCCCGGATGCCACGGAAACCCAATTGGATGGAGCCCGCGGCTCGGTCGTCGATGGAATCCACGTTCACTCCGTGCGACTGCGCGGCCTGGTGGCGCACCAGGAAGTCCTCCTTGGCGGCCCCGGGGAGCAACTGACCCTGCGGCATGATTCCTTTGACCGCGCCTCCTTCATGCCTGGTGTCCTCTTGGGCTTGCGCACGGTGGCGTCGCGTCCTGGGCTTACCTATGGGTTGGACGGCTATCTGGAGCTTGGCCAGTGAAAACCAAACTCTGGGTCTGCGGAATCCTGCTGCTTTTTGCACTGTACATCGGCATGACTTTCACCCAGGCCGTCCGTTTCTTGAGCACCGGCGAACTGATCGCCCAGGTCATGGGAGTGGCCATTTTGGTGATTCCGGCCTTTTGCACATGGGTTTTGATTCGCGAAGTTCTCTTCGGGCTGCGCACCGAAAAGATGGGCAAGTCCCTTGCCGCCGCCGGTGAGCTCCCGATGGACCTGCCTCGGATGCCTTCGGGACGTTTTGTTCGAGCAGCCGCTGATGAGGATTTTCCAAACCACCAGCGCGACGTGGAAGAGAACCCGGAATCCTGGAAGTCCTGGTATCGATTGGCGTTGGCCTATGAGGCCTGCGGCGATAAGACCCGGGCTCGCAAATCCATGCGCACCGCGATCCGCTACTGGCTGCAGGACACGAAGGTCAACGGCTAGAGGATCTGAAACTCGAATCAAGCAAAGTGGCCAGGTACCCCTCGGGGCCTGGCCACTTCTGCATTTGGTATTGATCATTGTGTGCAGTGCGCTGCACCGAGCATTCTAGAAGCGCGCTTTCCTCAGGAAGTTGTAGCCGACCTCTGCCGTTTGAAGGGGAGTGACGTCTGGCTGGTCGTTCTCGACAATGAATTCCTTGGGGCGATGAGCCGCAAAGATTCGCGAGAAGTCGATGGCTCCCGTGCCCAGGTCCGCGAAGCCGCCAGCGAGGTCCCGATCCTTGACGTGGTATTGCAAGGTTTGCTGCGGAGCCTGGGCGATCGTGTCGATGGCGAACTGAATTGGGTCGGTAGCCCCAACGCCTACACCAGCAGTTACGGCCCAGTACAAGTCGACTTCGAGGTGGACCAGATTTGGATCCAGTCGACTGGTGAAAATATCCCATGGGGTTTCGCCGTTGCCAAGGTCCGTGGTGAATTCGTGTGCATGGTTGTGGTAGCCGTATTTCAAGCCGGCGCTCTTGGCTGCCGCCGCTTCAACATTCATTTGATCTGCCCAACGACGCCAATCGTCGCCGTTGCTGGAAACAAGGTACGGAACGTTGATGTATTTCTGCCCCAGGGTGAGGGCATCAGATAGCTTGGCATCAAGCGCTGCCGCGGAGTCGGTGATTCCTGTGTGGCTGGATGAAGGTGTGATCCCAAGCGAGTCCAGCGTTGCACGAAGTTCTTTGGCGCTGCGTCCATAGAATCCAGCTAGCTCAACCTTGGTGTAGCCGTAATCGGCAAGGGCCTTGAAAGTCCGATCAACTCCTGCACCATTCATGATGGAGCGAAGGGTGTACAGCTGGATACTGATCTGCCCCGGTGGCACGGGACGACGGCCGACAGGTGAAGCGGTGGCAGGGGCCATTCCCATGCCCGCCAACCCCATGGTGGCACCCAACGCTGCAGCGCCGGCGAGGAAGCCGCGTCGGCCTACTTCCTTTTGTTCGAGGGAGCGCTTGAGAGCAGCAGAGCCATTAAAACCGAAGCACATAGTGACGCCTTTCTAGCGTGCGGTTAACGCTAGATGCAACCAGCATCAGCGCTTTCGTCATGTGACGCACACAACACTATTTTCGGACTCTGTTGCCTGTCAAGCAAAAGTTGTCGATTTTCGACGAAAGTTCGTCGATTTCCGATGCCTAGAGCGGTTTTCCCGCATTCACCAGTGAATCAATATGTTCTGGTGACATGGCATGATGAATCGCAAGCATGCAAGCGCCCAGAACGCCTGCATCAAGTCCGGAGCCTGACTGCACGATTCGCAGATGCTGGGTTGCAACGGGTATGGCTCGCGAGTAAACCATTTCGCGAATTCCTGCAATGAAGTGCTCGCCGGTAAGAGTCATTGAGCCACCGATAACGATTACCGAGGGATTGATGAGGCTAATGCAGGAGGACAGTACCTCGCCTACATCGCGCCCGGCCTGCCGGACTGCCTGGACGGCCTGCGCGTTTCCTGATTTGACCAACTTGATTACGTCTTCGCTGGTATTCGCTTCATGGCCCTGAGCTCGTAATTTTGCTGCCACTGCGGGGCCCGAAGCGACGGCCTCTAAGCAATCCAGATTTCCACAATGGCAGGGGGCTCCGGTCCCGTTATGAATCCGAATATGGCCGATGTCGCCGGCAACACCGTCGGCGCCACGTTGCAATCGGCCGCTGGAAATAATCCCCGAACCGATGCCGGTGGCAATTTTGACGAAGAGCATGTTGTCCACGTCTGGCCATGACGCGTTGCGTTCTCCCAAGGCCATGATATTGACGTCGTTATCCACCAGAACGGGGACATGAAACTGTTCTTTGAGCAGTCCTGGAACATCGAAACCATTCCATCCAGGCATGATGGGGGGATTAAATGGACGGCCGGTACGGTGTTCAACCGGACCAGGCACGCCAACGCCGACGGACAGCAGGTCGTCCAGCGAATGCGCCGATTCCTTGAGTAGTTTCTTTCCGAGCTTGACCGCCGCTTCCAAGACAGTTTCAGGTCCTTTGGAGACCTCGATGGACTGGCCGCCTTCTTTTATTCGGTGGCCCAGCAGGTCTGTAAGGGCAACTCGTACGTGCGAGGCGCCAATATCGATACCTAGCACGACTTTGCTACCAGACTTCAGTGCAATCCGGGTGGAGGGGCGACCACCGGTCGAGACCGCGTCATCTACATATCCTACGAGGCCAATATCCATGAGGGCTTCGATTCGAAGGGTTACCGTCGAGCGGGCCAAGCCCATGGCATCGGCAAGTTCGGTTCGCGTACGGGGGCGGCCGTCTCGCAGAAGTTGGAATAGCTCGCTGGCGCCTGAGCCGCTCAGGCCACTGAAGTTGCTTATGTCATTCATCGACTCATTACACCATACAAATCGACACAACTGTGTCCTGAGCACGCCATTGACTGAATTTCACGTCCTATTCCAAGACTGCCTGGGAACACCAGTGAAAAAGCACCGTTTACGCGGTCCAGACTTCGCAAGCTGTCGCAGCCCGTTGGGCAAGCACAGGCAGCGGGCCCAGTACGGGTCGAAGGATTCTCGATCTTGATCCTGGGCCCGCCGGCACTGCGTAATCACGGATTCGCAAGGGGGATGAAGTTGGCATACATGTCGCGAGGCTCCACTGAATGAGGAGAGGTTACTACTACGCCGAGGGTTGTTTCCTTGCACTACGTGCCTTGCGTGACGCAAAACGCTGCTGGAGCAAGACCGCGAGCACAATGATGGCGCCCTTGGCCAAAGCCTGGACAGAGGTGTCCATGTTGTTCTGGGTAAACACATTGGTCAGTGTGCTGAATATCAGAACACCAATGACAGTCCCGATGATGGTTCCACGGCCGCCGATGAGCAGTGTTCCACCGACTACGACAGCCGCGATCGCGTCAAGCTCATAGAGGTAGCCATGCGTTGAAGTACCCGAAGTTGTGCGCCCCATCATCATCACTCCGGCGATACCGGCGGTGATACCAACAAGTACGTAAAGGGAGACAATATGCCTTTTGACTTTAATACCTGCCAAACGGGAGGCTTCCAAATTTCCACCGATGGCGACGGTCCGCCGGCCAAAGGTCGTGCGGTTCAGGAGGAACCAACCTGCTGCAGCCGTTACTGCAAAGATCCAGACGAGTACAGGAATTCCCAGGAAATCTGCCCGCATGAATTTGGTGAAGTCGGTGTTCGTCACCAACAGGGTACGGCGTTCCGAGATGATCTCAGCTAGTCCGCGTGCGGCAACAAGCGTCGCCAGAGTAGCAATGAAGGCCACAACGTTGCCGTAGGCGATGACCACTCCGTTGATGAGTCCGGCCAATGCGCCTACCAGAAGGGCGGCGAGAACCATAAGGAGCCATGTGGATTCGGAGGCTGCAGCTTGTACAGCGGTGAGGCTGCCGACAACGGAGGTCAGACCCAGGACCGACCCCACGGAGAGGTCGATACCGCCGGCCGTAATCACGAAGGTGACCCCGATGCTCAACACGCCGATGATCGAAGCATGCCGCAAAATGACAAGCAAATTTTCGGATGAAGCGAACCTGTCGCCACTGGTGATAATGCCGATCAGTACCAGTACCACCAGTGCTACAACTAGGCCCAGGCTGCGCCCTGCCGCACCGTGGAGCAGAAACTGCGCTATCCCACCGGATTCGGCAGAGCCATCGGCGCCCTTGGTTGATGCCGAAGCCGGCTGGTCTTGTGGTTGCTGAGCGACCTGCGCCTCTTGCTTGCTCACGCGGCACTTCCCTTCATGACTAGGTCGAGCACACCGTGCTCGTCAATTTCGGTTGCTGTTTTCTGGGCCAGGACCTGACCGTTATCAATGACCAAGACATTATTTGAGAGACCAAGAACCTCTTCAATCTCGCTGGAAATGATAATGATGGCCGTCCCGGCATCGGCCAGTCGCCGGATGAGTGTATAGATTTCTGCACGAGCTCCCACATCAACGCCCCGAGTAGGCTCATCGAGTAGCAGGACGGTCGTACCGTGCACCAGCCAACGGGCCAATAGGATTTTTTGTTGGTTTCCGCCAGAAAGGGTTCTCGCGGGTCGCTGCGGGTCGGCTGGACGGAGTTCCAGGGCATCAATTTGCTCGAGGGCTGCCCGCCGCTCTGCCGCTTCATCCAGTAATCCGGTGCGCGCGAAACGCTCGAAGGTGGATAGCGTGACATTTTTATAGATAGGTTCATCCAGGATGAGCCCCTGGCTCTTTCGCTCTTCCGGCGACAAACCGATTCCTGCATCCACGGCCGAAGCGACGGATCCAGGCACGAGTTGTTTGCCGTTGACCGACACCTGTCCAGAGGTAGCTTTGCGTGCTCCATAGATGGTTTCGATAATTTCCGATCGCTGTGATCCGACAAGGCCAGCAAAGCCAAGGATTTCACCAGCTCGCACGTCAAAACTGAGCTTTTCGAAATGACCTGCAAGTTCTAGATCGGCAACTTCCAGAACCACTTGAGCATCGGCTGCCAGAGAGGCACGTTCCGGGAAGGCATTTGCGACATCGCGGCCGGTCATTCTGCGAATCAGTTCAGCCTTCGGAGTTTGCTCAACATCAAGATTATTGGCGGTACTTTGACCGTCCTTGATTACCGAAATTCGGTCGCCGATTTCTCGGATCTCTTCCAGACGATGAGAAATGTAGACCACCGCGATGCCTTGTGACGTCAGTTCGCGTACCACTCTGAACAAATTCTGCACTTCGCCAGCATCAAGAATGGCGCTAGGTTCATCCATAATGATCAGCTTCGTGTCTCGCGACAGAGCCCGAGCCATACTCACGATTTGCTTATTGGCCGCCGAGAGGGAACCAACTTCGCGTGATGGGGATAGCTTGCCGTGGCCCAGCCTTTGCAAGAGCGACCGGGCTATTGAGTTGGCCTTCTTGACGTGCAGAACACCACCGGTTGCCTGTTC
This window contains:
- a CDS encoding sugar ABC transporter ATP-binding protein, giving the protein MMQDENTRPLLEVRGLTKRFGAVQALKGVNLSVLPGEVHCVMGQNGAGKSTLIKTLSGVHTPDTGEILWEGEKVELSNPTAALSLGIATMYQELDVVDGLSIAENIFLGHEQATGGVLHVKKANSIARSLLQRLGHGKLSPSREVGSLSAANKQIVSMARALSRDTKLIIMDEPSAILDAGEVQNLFRVVRELTSQGIAVVYISHRLEEIREIGDRISVIKDGQSTANNLDVEQTPKAELIRRMTGRDVANAFPERASLAADAQVVLEVADLELAGHFEKLSFDVRAGEILGFAGLVGSQRSEIIETIYGARKATSGQVSVNGKQLVPGSVASAVDAGIGLSPEERKSQGLILDEPIYKNVTLSTFERFARTGLLDEAAERRAALEQIDALELRPADPQRPARTLSGGNQQKILLARWLVHGTTVLLLDEPTRGVDVGARAEIYTLIRRLADAGTAIIIISSEIEEVLGLSNNVLVIDNGQVLAQKTATEIDEHGVLDLVMKGSAA